From the genome of Eucalyptus grandis isolate ANBG69807.140 chromosome 2, ASM1654582v1, whole genome shotgun sequence, one region includes:
- the LOC104428247 gene encoding uncharacterized protein LOC104428247, which yields MGNTRRMIKRIGSRVVQISCESEGKVEKLCNVHELCSNSGTKTKQYREETTNVNASDTSRKRKRGFTCLRGIWNLPPGKRIVVQLGKNMQPIGDEGGLLGEFLGTIARNGELAPLFTTWKQITEDMRNTMIRIVESKFDYPRIPAMEKWILHSINSKWRNWKSDLKAAHYDSSQPLSYHLKNLPERVRRDQWKNLVAFWSSKGGKKLSNINKANRAKQKIRHTLGKKSFARITAEKEAELGRELNRVDLFILSHERKKGKKPVDKGVAEAIGSMTVLMEVYPELCKSDTPLNEDAVSLVLGKEKPGRIRCYGIGPCPKDFRASNSSSLLMENLRSENGKDEEIHKLKEELEAAQEQLKMTNGDVQELQAQLKKMSNIVQKLSAYCGLEVVS from the exons ATGGGAAACACAAGACGCATGATCAAACGCATTGGTTCACGCGTGGTGCAAATAAGCTGTGAGTCAGAAGGGAAGGTCGAGAAACTATGCAATGTTCACGAGCTATGCTCTAATTCAGGGACTAAAACCAAGCAGTATCGAGAAGAGACTACAAATGTGAATGCGTCAG ATACCTCTAGGAAAAGGAAGCGCGGGTTTACATGTCTGAGGGGCATATGGAATCTTCCCCCCGGGAAACGCATAGTTGTCCAGTTAGGGAAGAACATGCAGCCTATCGGAGATGAAGGAGGTTTGCTTGGGGAGTTTCTCGGGACAATTGCTAGAAATGGCGAGTTGGCACCATTGTTCACAACTTGGAAGCAAATTACCGAGGATATGAGAAACACTATGATTCGGATTGTTGAG TCCAAATTTGATTATCCTCGTATACCAGCTATGGAAAAATGGATTCTTCATTCCATAAACTCTAAatggagaaattggaaaagtgaTCTAAAAGCTGCTCACTATGATAGCTCTCAGCCATTATCATATCATTTGAAGAATCTTCCAGAAAGAGTGAGAAGAGATCAATGGAAAAACCTTGTCGCTTTTTGGAGTTCAAAGGGAGGGAAG AAGCTGAGTAACATTAATAAGGCTAATAGAGCAAAACAGAAGATACGGCACACCTTAGGGAAAAAAAGTTTTGCAAGGATAACAGCAGAAAAG GAAGCAGAGTTAGGAAGGGAGCTAAATCGGGTTGATTTGTTCATACTTAGTCATGAAAGGAAGAAGGGCAAGAAGCCAGTGGATAAGGGTGTTGCAGAGGCTATT GGAAGTATGACTGTCCTCATGGAGGTCTATCCGGAACTTTGCAAGAGCGATACCCCCTTAAATGAAGATGCTGTTTCTCTGGTGTTAGGAAAAGAGAAACCTGGACGCATCCGATGCTATGGCATAGGCCCATGCCCAAAAGATTTTAGGGCCTCCAACTCTAGTTCTCTTCTAATGGAGAACTTAAGatcagaaaatggaaaagatgaAGAGATTCACAAGTTAAAGGAAGAACTGGAAGCAGCACAGGAGcaattgaaaatgacaaatggAGATGTACAAGAATTACAGGCCCAACTGAAAAAGATGTCTAATATAGTACAGAAATTGTCAGCATACTGTGGACTTGAAGTGGTGTCCTAA